A section of the Humulus lupulus chromosome 2, drHumLupu1.1, whole genome shotgun sequence genome encodes:
- the LOC133815465 gene encoding uncharacterized protein LOC133815465, which yields MQREQNSTADALDKLAMTKDVELINVVPIDYLESLSISALDEVESIQPQDGWMEPIVKYLISRELPRDKKAARKLLYQVLRYIIMDNRLYRRGYSMALLRCVSKQEANLILQEVHEGFCGDHVGGQSLSKKILRQGYFWPTMNGDAMDYFKKCDK from the coding sequence ATGCAGCGAGAGCAGAATTCCACTGCTGACGCCCTGGATAAGTTGGCCATGACCAAAGATGTTGAGttaatcaatgtggtccccattgattaCTTGGAGTCTTTGAGTATCTCGGCTCTAGACGAGGTGGAAtctatacaaccccaagatgggtggatggagccaatagtcaAATATCTCATCTCTAGGGAGCTGCCCCGAGACAAGAAGGCAGCTCGAAAGTTGTTGTATCAAGTACTGAGGTACATAATCATGGATAATAGGCTTTATAGGCGAGGTTACTCCATGGCTTTGCTTcggtgtgtgtccaagcaagaagccaatCTGATACTCCAAGAAGtacatgagggcttttgcggagatcacgttGGGGGACAGAGCCTTTCCAAaaaaatcttaaggcaaggatacttttggcccaccatgaatggggATGCAATGGATTatttcaagaaatgtgacaaatga